The Spinacia oleracea cultivar Varoflay chromosome 2, BTI_SOV_V1, whole genome shotgun sequence DNA segment ATCATCCTCATCAGAGAAGGGCAAGTCTCCTGGGTGAATGTTCTCAACGCAGAAGTCAGGCACATCACTAGGTTCTGCGGCATGCCCCTCAGCAGTTTCAGCCTCTCGCAGTTCCCTAAGGATAGTAAGGTGCAGGCCAGCGAGCTAATCCTCCTCGATTAAGCTCCAGTCAAACTGCGGATACTTGTGCTTGATTATAAGAGAGGCTGTCTTCCACCCACCGTCATACCTCTGCGTCAGAAGAGCATACTGAGCGTCAGATCGACAAAATTCCCGCACAGCAGCAGCCACCTCCTTCTGCATAGAACGGCGAAGGCCTGCCAGCTCATCAGCATGCCTCTGCTCAACAAGGCTTAGCTGCTCCGCCAAATCTTCAGTGCGTTTCCTCTCAGCCTCTATCTCCGCCTGAGCCTTGGCCAAGCTCTCCCCAGCTGGACGCAGAGCAACGACCTCACTAGCCAAATTATCCCTCTCCACGGATATGGCCTGAACGTTGGCATTAGCAATGGTAAGGGAAGAAGACGCTCTCTCATTTTCTAAGGTCAGATCCCGAATCTGCCTGTCTCGTTCTTCAAGGAGAGCAAGATGCTCGTCATGCTTCCTCTGATAATAGAAAAAGAAGTCGCAGAGCTCCTTCACTGCACCTCcagcctaaaaaaaaaaaaaacgaaaagcACAAGAAGTGATAAAGTAAAAACATGCAAAAAACGACTAAGTACAAAACAATAAGGATGTACAAACTTCATACCTCTAACACCTTCTGGCAGGCGTTAGCCCCAGGAGTATAAACACGCTCCAGAGGACGGTCAGCTGGCAACGTCATTCCCTTCAACATCCGATATGCCAACGTCCCACCCTTCTCTGGGAAGCTAGCATACAAGGATTCATTAGCTTTGACATCCCAGTTAGGAACAAAAATGTCGCCGCTAATCGATGCAGGAGGAAAGAGGGCAGCTAGCTCTGGGTTCACCTCAGGGCGAACATCAATGATCTCCTTCTCCAAAAACTCGTGGTTTCTGATGTTTACATAAGAAGGGATGGAGGATTCGGGCAACTTCAACTGCTCCTCCAAATAAGCAGCAAGAGCAGCAGACGAGGTAGGGAGAGAAGCAGTGCTCTAATTAGCAGGAGCAGAAGCTTGAGCCTGCTCCTGTGAACGAGAGCTCTCCCCAGTGCAAACGCGTTTACCTGGGCGTTGCACAAAAGGAACATCCCGCTCCGCAGTCACAATTTCCACCTGCTCAGAGATAGAAGAATTCACGACCTGATCTGGTTGAGCAGACCGCAATTGGTCTGCAGCTGTTCTAGTCGTGTCAGCAGAAACACTCTCCATCTCAGAGCGAGGCCGGCGTTGACCCGCCACACTACCTCCTCCGCGAGTGGTATGACCACGCCGCGCAGAGGAAGGAGTAGAAGAGGTAGCTCGAGAGGTAGGGGTAGAGCGCGGTGCCGAGGTGCCTGCCCCGATAACTACTCCCGCAGAGCCTCCGCCTCTGCCAGTACGGCTAACCACAAAGCCCCCACCCCTGGCAGTACGATTAGCAGCAAGACTCCCTCCTCGGGCAGTCCGCCGAGAACTCGCCCTGCGACCACCAACAACGTCAGCTATGGTACGATAGGCATTGGCAGGATCCTCTGCCGGTTCGTTGGTCTGTGGGGTCCCATCAGCAGCCAAGCCCaaggaactcaaatcaagatgTTGGCGACCTAGCACGGCAACAGGAAAATGTCATGatagtataaaaaaaaaaaaaaactaagtacAAGACAGAAAAagtcaaaaggaaagaaaagtaTACCGTGGGGATGGGTATTGCACAAGTGCATAGCGGAAAGAACATCATTCCGCAGAATATACATTGACTAGGGTAGCCAATTTCTGGGTGCACGGCCAATGTCCTTCCCATTGGCGTCACGTTTGACCACGGAGTCAAACCACTCGTAGGCAGCATCCTCCAAATTATGACCAGCAAGGACCTCTACACCTTCCATTCTGCCATTAGGAGGGACAAAAGTGCGGGGCAGCGGAAAGTCGGCGGGAACTCGGAGCCAGAAGAATCGACCCTTCCAATCCCTCTACCCGGTAGGATTACCCAGACAAGTCATCTTGCCTCGAGCAGTGTAGGTGGTGAACCAACCAATGTTCCCTTCCTTGTTATCACTGCTTCTAATACAGTGTAGTCGTTTGCATAAGGAGAGAGTCTCAGGGAAGCCTTTGAAACGCACCACCCACAAGTAGCAGACCAGAGTCCGTATAGCAAACGGATGAAGCTGCGCCAGGCAGACATTAAAAGCCTTCAGAAATTTGGCTAAGATTGGATCCAAGGGAAAGCGCAGCCCAAAGTCCAGATGGTATGAATATAACCCAATATGACCTGGGGGAGGAGCAGTAATACGAGCATCATCTGCGGGGACAACCAGCTCATATCCACAGGGAAAAGCATAAAGCTCCCTTCCAACACCAGGATAATCATGTTGACGAGCTGCTTTGAGCCAGTCCGCATCCGGCGCAGCATTTAAGGGACCATACGAAACTTCAGGACTTAAATAATTTTCAGTCGAGCCAACGGGCAGATCTTCCTCGACATACAACAGAAACGGTCGGAGAAGCCCCACCTCCTCGAGAATGGGATTCTCAAGATGATGCTCTGCGTCGCCAGAACCACTGCTAGGGCCACTTGCCATTGAAGAACGTCTGCGGTAAACATGCAATGACCCATCAATACCCCCAGTGAAAGGCTCGTCTAGTGGATCAAAACTGTCCAACCAGGCTACTTCGGACAAAGGTTGGATATCTAATCCCACAGGGGCGTTAGGGGGAGGGTTCAGTCGAACCGCCCTGACCAAATGCTCATGGCGAAGTTCTCTAAGAAGCTGACGACAGGCAGGAGTAGGCCCTGACACAACAGGCGTAGCCCTGCCAGCAACGGGGGACCCACCCCCAGAGGAAGAACCACTGGAGATAGATATCACCGCAGGCTCTGAACGAGAAATGACATCATGCATAGACTTAGTCCAATTCTCTGCTATTGTCCTAGCCTCTTCATCAGAGGATAAAGAAACAGAGGAAGGGGAAGAAGGAGAGTATGGCTCGGAGGAATCACTCATATACCCAGGGCTACTAGGGTTGGCACTATCAGAGGTATCAGACATGTTGactgaaagaaagaaaaagaaaagaagaagaataaaCAAAGGCAAGAAGGAGGAAAGTCAAAACAAAAAAGTAGACAAGTACCACAAAATACAAAACGACAGGAAGAAGAACGCAAAACGACATAAAAATGCAGGAGAAAAGGGAAGAAGAGGAAAGCTTCAGAAGTTCAGGAATGGCGAACTCAATACCACAAAACACCCAAAAACACACATACCACAAAAAACCATGAAAAAGGCCAAAACACTCAAATGGACAtgcaaaacaaaagaaaaaagacaTAATGAAGGCAAAAGGAATACCTGGAAGAGAGAAGAAGGAGTCAAAAATTCGACAATGGCGGACTAAAACCCTTGAGCAAAAGTTCGAACCCAGAAAACCTCGATAATCCCAAGAGAAAGCACCACCACCAATGGACGCGCAATCACCGAAATAACACGAAAACACAAGAAAGCAAGGAACTTGGAGTTAGAACACTCTGGAAATGGTGAAATTGAGTTCGAAGCGAAGTGAAGTTAGAAGAGAgtaagaagatgaagaaggtaagaaaaaggagagagaaaaagaaaatgactGAAGCCCATATTTAAAGAAAGAAATAAACGGCCAAGATTGGAAGACCCTTCGAGTCACTTACCTGGATGAAGGACACGTGGGGCGTAATAAACCGTGACGGTTTATTTTCCTTTCAAACGCTCACTACAGTAAAACCACGACggtttaaaaaaaacaaaaaaaaaaaacaaaaaaaaaaagggggcaaAGATACATACAGCCAATCGCGCAGGTTATGGCCAGAAAAAGCAGGCCTAACTCCAAGCAGTCAACCCTACTCTTGGGGACTAGTTGTACAGGACGCAGCCAAAAACACAGAAAGAGCAGGCCTAACTCCAAGCAGTCAGCCCTACTCttggggactagttgtacggaGTAGAAGTAACCTATCAGATCATCCATGTCACAGCAGACCATCGGACATCTGATAAGACCGATCAAGCAAAGCAACCGCAGGAAGTACCTATTGAAAGTACCACAAGTCCTCAAGAACCGCGCAGACCCTTAGGTCTGCGGGGCAACGACCTGCTAGACGACAACATAGATACGTCGTTAAGCAAAAGGACAAACACAACAAGTACGTCACTAGCGTACACGCGGCAACATCTGAATAGGCCAAAGTActgaatagtacgcctataaatactgtcgtccccattcatttgcggacacgttcaatacaagtacaattcttaaccctctctactttctctctctagagcaTTATCTcatttgctgacttaggcatcggagggggtttcctcggttaaacccccgaggttagcttacGTTCGTTCTGTCTGACAGGGCAACGTCACCAGGCAGGGCTCCCCCAGTTCCATACTCGGAACAAAGTTGGTAGTTAAATTTGAACTAGTAACGTGCTAAAGTTTTTGGAAGAGATTCTTTTCACCTGAATTTGACTTATCTAATCTTAttggccctgaacttatcttatcttattttaatttattgacCTTGCACTTATCTTA contains these protein-coding regions:
- the LOC130468055 gene encoding uncharacterized protein; protein product: MSDTSDSANPSSPGYMSDSSEPYSPSSPSSVSLSSDEEARTIAENWTKSMHDVISRSEPAVISISSGSSSGGGSPVAGRATPVVSGPTPACRQLLRELRHEHLVRAVRLNPPPNAPVGLDIQPLSEVAWLDSFDPLDEPFTGGIDGSLHVYRRRSSMASGPSSGSGDAEHHLENPILEEVGLLRPFLLYVEEDLPVGSTENYLSPEVSYGPLNAAPDADWLKAARQHDYPGVGRELYAFPCGYELVVPADDARITAPPPGHIGLYSYHLDFGLRFPLDPILAKFLKAFNVCLAQLHPFAIRTLVCYLWVVRFKGFPETLSLCKRLHCIRSSDNKEGNIGWFTTYTARGKMTCLGNPTG